GTTGGGCTTTTTTACTCGGGGCTGTTTCCATCTGCTCTTCAGAACTACCACATTGTATTGTGAGGAGATTTGTTCCGTTTACAGAATCATGTTacttggttgttgttttttttccatTCGATGCAAATCATACACAAACAACAATAAAATCTAAGGATTTAATCTGGAAACAACACTAGGTAGTTTGATCAGTAGCCCAACCAACAGTAATTCCAATTGCATAACATGTTAACAAAACAAAACTGATGAACTAGAGGAACAGTTTTCTGAACTCCAGGAGACTAGAAGCTGAACAACATAACAAAATTTGAACAGTTTTCAAGCTAACTCATCTCTTAATTTAAATGTACATGCCCTTTAAGACCAGCTCTGTGCATCATTACATCATCTATCTGCTTTGTTTTGTTTTGCAACCCCTCAGTTAATCAACCCTTATCTATTCCACTGCAAATATAAGTGATCTTGGCTACTGAAACCTATTCAAATCTCTTGATAAACAATGAAACACTTCCATTAATCTCCTCTTGATGCAGTTTCACCATTCTCCTCAGCCGACTCTTGGTTCTCTTTTGCTTGTTCCTCTGCAATATAACAATGCATAAAAGAGGTTAGTGAAATTAAAGAAATCGCCACTTGAAGCTTAATAGGTACTTCCCCTATAATGAGATAATGAGATCAATGCCTCTACATGTCATAGCCTCTTACGGAAAACCAACAGCTACCAAAGTCGACAAGATATGAGGCTTTCATGCAATTACAGATATATGAAAATATCAACGACATTTGTTTTGCTTCTAAACATTATCTTTCTCAAAGAAGCAAAACTCGCAGCTGAAATCTATAAGAACCCAAACTTATGTGGGTCCATAAAAAAAGACAGCCAACAGATTGATCAGATCATCTGGccaactaaacctaggcaaattTCAATAAATTAGCTAATTAACTAGATATAGTAGTATACATaacaaagaaacaaggatatttaCCAGCAAGTTGAGCTATTGCCTTCTGTGTGCGTCTTTCAAGCTTGTCAAGCTTCTTTTGTATGTCTCTCCGAAGGTCCCAGTTTGGCTTCTTTGGAGCGATATTAACAAACGGGTCCTGCAATATGTTTTGCATATTAGATATACAGGATCTACAAGTAATGATCCAAGCATTACAAAAAATCCACCATCCCCACACTACTATAGACTGTGAAAAACCAATACCTCGGTCTTCTCAGCTGGAGGAGGTACAGCAGCAATTGGGTCTTCGAACTTTGGTAAGACAGGAGGAGCAAGCTTACCCTCCTGAAGTTTTTCATCATGAGGAAGATAGTTCCTAAATTTCAAGCTCTTATTTCTGCAAAGAAAATGTAATAACATTTTTCAGTCAAACATAACAATGAAGAAAATTGCCCAGCAAAAACCCCTTCCCCTACCAAATTTCTGAGACCGGTAAATTAACAAAATTATGAGTAGAGAAAAAAGAGCTCACTCATCATCTTTGGGTTCATCCCCATCTTTAGCATTAAATAGTTCCTTAGCTTCTCTAAGAGCTTTAAGCCTCTCGCGTCTGTCTGCAGCGGCTTGTTCAATTGAATCTTCTTCGGCAGTCATGGTTTTACTTtctatagaaaagaaaaaaaaggtaaaaaCAGTTAAACACACTACATCAAAAGAAGACCAATTCACACATTAACTTAATTAGGAATCTAAAATCACAATGCCCAT
The nucleotide sequence above comes from Papaver somniferum cultivar HN1 chromosome 8, ASM357369v1, whole genome shotgun sequence. Encoded proteins:
- the LOC113304578 gene encoding coiled-coil domain-containing protein 12-like, producing the protein MTAEEDSIEQAAADRRERLKALREAKELFNAKDGDEPKDDENKSLKFRNYLPHDEKLQEGKLAPPVLPKFEDPIAAVPPPAEKTEDPFVNIAPKKPNWDLRRDIQKKLDKLERRTQKAIAQLAEEQAKENQESAEENGETASRGD